In Diorhabda sublineata isolate icDioSubl1.1 chromosome 4, icDioSubl1.1, whole genome shotgun sequence, a single window of DNA contains:
- the LOC130442508 gene encoding elongation factor Tu-like — translation MLIYYIQHIVPKYILKKNSKTPLDFVRLFSYFSPNYLNKEKQNLPKLFGNYCTNVRKHINVGTIGHVDHGKTTLTAAITKVLQKDGLAKYVPYDQIDNAPEEKARGITINAAHIGYSTNKRSYAHTDCPGHADFIKNMISGVSQMDGAILVVAATDGQMPQTREHLLLAKQVGITKIIVYINKADLVDQEILELVELEIRELLEDFGFDGSNAPVVFGSALDVLNENNSQYGKESIIQLLHYLDNYIPDPKRDITSPFMLPIDNAFTVPGRGTVVVGTIQRGVIKRSQDAELLGFDTQLKTVVTDIQVFKKSVTEAKAGDNVGALLRGLKLKDVSKGMLLSAVGCLKITNRFKASIYFLSSKEGGRTRPITGKYCQQLFSKTWNVACRIDLDKGVEMLMPGEHGSVDLTLLWKMVMIPGQQFTVRENNITVATGVITETLPSINITKSLGKLVL, via the exons atgctTATTTACTACATTCAACATAttgttccaaaatatattttaaaaaaaaattctaaaacacCGTTGGATTTTGTTCgtctattttcatattttagcCCAAACTatctaaataaagaaaaacaaaacttgccaaaactttttggaaattattgtaCTAATGTTAGAAAACATATTAATGTGGGTACAATTGGGCACGTGGATCATGGGAAAACAACTTTGACTGCTGCAATAACTAAGGTATTACAAAAAGATGGATTAGCGAAATATGTACCTTATGATCAGATAGATAATGCTCCAGAAGAAAAAGCAAGAG GAATTACAATAAATGCTGCTCATATTGGTTATAGTACAAATAAAAGAAGCTATGCTCACACAGATTGTCCTGGCCATgcagattttataaaaaatatgatttctgGAGTGTCTCAAATGGATGGAGCTATATTAGTGGTTGCAGCAACTGATGGTCAGATGCCACAAACTAGAGAACATTTATTATTGGCTAAACAAGttggaataacaaaaattattgtttatattaataaagcaGATCTAGTGGATCAGGAA atattGGAATTGGTTGAATTGGAAATCAGAGAATTACTAGAAGATTTTGGCTTTGATGGTTCCAATGCTCCAGTTGTGTTTGGTTCTGCATTGGATGttctaaatgaaaataattcacagtATGGTAAAGAGTCGATTATTCAACTACTACACTACTTAGACAACTATATACCAGACCCTAAGAGAGATATCACATCGCCTTTTATGTTACCTATAGATAATGCATTTACAGTACCCGGTAGAGGTACTGTAGTCGTTGGTACTATACAAAGAGGGGTAATAAAGAGATCTCAGGATGCAGAACTATTGGGTTTTGATACTCAACTAAAAACTGTTGTTACAGATATTCAGGTGTTCAAGAAAAGTGTTACTGAG gCCAAAGCTGGTGACAATGTAGGAGCTCTTCTAAGGGGATTAAAACTGAAAGATGTCTCTAAAGGGATGCTGTTGAGTGCAGTGGGATGTTTAAAAATCACTAATAGATTTAAGGCTAGTATTTATTTCCTTTCAAGTAAAGAAGGAGGAAGAACAAGGCCAATAACTGGAAAATATTGTCAACAATTATTTAGCAAAACTTGGAATGTAGCCTGTAGAATTGATTTAG ATAAAGGTGTAGAGATGTTGATGCCAGGTGAACATGGTTCAGTAGACCTCACTTTGTTATGGAAAATGGTTATGATTCCGGGACAACAGTTCACTGTCAGGGAGAATAATATAACTGTGGCAACTGGTGTAATTACAGAGACTTTACCAAgtattaatataacaaaaagttTAGGTAAACTTGTActgtaa